A region from the Corticium candelabrum chromosome 14, ooCorCand1.1, whole genome shotgun sequence genome encodes:
- the LOC134189407 gene encoding cytoskeleton-associated protein 5-like isoform X2, with the protein MSEEDDYSKLPLEDKLVHKVWKVRVQGYEEVCKLFRQQDSEKSPVFSKYVGFIKGFITDANAVAQEKGLDAALCFIENATVAERVCADVVAGVVVKCLNARPKSKSKGMAICLSYIEIEQAAVTVEELLKGVENKQPKIVAGCLETVTHAINEFGVAVINIKPVIKALPNLFNHSDKTVREQAKLCAVELFRWIRDAVKPALQGLKPVQLKELEGLWEAVTEPASPTRLTRSQQAKLQTAAEPVTLDSAAAEASHDAMVTATAVTPVDPHDLVDAVEVLSKLPADFYENVANPKWQIRKEVLDNLLTCVQQPKLESGDYSELVRALRQVISKDTNVMIVTVAGRCVESLARGLRKNFQPYATAITVAMLDKFKEKKQNVVSALRDAVDAVYQTTSLAALLEDVLPFLENKNPSVKAETLGYMARSFLYCTPAHLPKATLKQICPPVITRMDDTSPQVREAASEALATILKIVGDKLMSIYIEGLDKGKEAKVREASAKVELKVQSAVKAKPSASSDVKKSQKAVTMSVPSSSEDTSAPKSEEAKKVVKKRPKMNIETAKSKKETESEGDVKVESATKPRLGAKPLSAHSSLAVKPAAAKGKRGGGSAVGAFKDKPIPSEPGLSSEEIEAKAQELVPAKVLSGLANANWKERLAACEQFKTALLDMAPDEINSLVFVHTLAGKKPGWKDSNFQVMKARFDLVALIAQNATVFGKRSAACVVPGLVDKLADVKIKPQSIETLMVLSGVMSLNYVSLQVSKHSSEQKSPKVQAEALSWLGEAIKAFSLKIEIKPHIDYVKTMLAATNPAVRGAAISLLGVMHMYMGSQLRMFLEDEKPALLSQIDAEFARVADTSPPNPTRGASEEERESKEGAVAQKVSMADLMPRTDVSGKFKSDIIKGLGDKNWKVRAENLTKVSEILSAAKFITPALGDLPPALKGRLSDSNKNLVVTTLEIVSNIATAMGSPVAKYLKAWGPGVINVLSDGKPQVRSAAIATMNKLFDEVTLSPFIETEIISNALTTDNPNLKTELLHWLEEKLPEAGNLPPEFNLIISPVISCLEDRNSEVRKRGQTVLPHIMSHVGYTAMAKAASRLKPASKQVVMAVLEKSKQSAMSSATVAKAEASAPSGIKSKGPTVEESKKPGKSGDSRAKSSVGGKTKQPVSVGSVPASKAAIDEDSGPPLVASNKEKRHRDEVALKVLKWNFTAPRDECTDQLKDQLQPCCSKTLFTQLFHADFKQHLAALATLSECVGSSPSEVVSTLDLILKWITLRFFDTNTTVLVKCLELLQTLFSFLSDSDYQLLDFEAACFLPYLIMKVGDPKDVVRKHVRQLLRLMCNVYPSGKMYNFIHDGLKSKNARQRAECLEEMGCLIARYGTSVCQPTAAKALPVVAQNIGDRDSTVRTAALNALVEVYRLEGDKIYKLVGQLSDKDMSLLEERIKRSIGKPASSTTAQVAKSAVVDKAGDVKQSRLQSPKEPSQLTQVNHSSAPAKATVDVQWDIKEEDEDLVPPPLPSKATYKEYEEWINLSPITYTAKHKEELWYQQKTYQTSLPSHDTSHVAKSFSEVASPSRNAAVEQPGESSSSGSQDALSFVISQISSDNMTTSRQSLKQVQELLRKRDQSKEVVGRVDQIVRVITLQVQVTVNTHLLSENSRVIRDNVTKMMRHLANTLSMLFGRSELAQAASRSVLHNLLRCMITLMLNENMTLLEESAQITRSLNSLVLKVIDNSNGTHCFGALFQLMSDNCGGEGSSSSFVDLIMKCLWRMAKALTKSHHHLNIDQLFFDVHQFLTAHPPPVWATYASDMPLRTVKTFLHRMAELRGKQILDHLALIPDGADSYTYNYLAKSLKIKSNIRVIHSSKKPTRSVKDGNSNGQTAEILKDREDVPVVQVIAPEQAKESTNKDDSVAGASVCAPSESEEVKSESLVTVVEKTVGASERVEKPVASGSPLQQRRRDNLTPWANLKLGEIFTKIGSKENTVEGLNELYEFKRKHPNVKIDPFMQRTSKFFQTYIERNLKRIERERQSSESGSSSLSDFCAGLKSRMEVLKSDSLSNQPLVDEMKLPVQAQNSVGKVDWPEDTQLKSGVAPTSIASVATQSAGNMSDLRKRLDRVMASTSTHS; encoded by the exons TTAATATTAAGCCAGTCATCAAAGCTCTACCCAACCTGTTTAACCACAGTGACAAGACTGTTCGTGAGCAAGCGAAGTTATGTGCAGTAGAGCTGTTCAGATGGATAAGAGATGCAGTCAAGCCAGCATTACAAGGCCTTAAACCCGTGCAG TTAAAGGAGCTTGAAGGCTTGTGGGAGGCTGTCACTGAACCTGCTTCTCCTACTCGTTTGACTCGCTCTCAACAGGCTAAACTTCAGACAGCAGCTGAACCTGTGACGTTAGATTCAGCGGCTGCAGAAGCGTCTCATGATGCAATGGTTACAGCAACCGCAGTCACACCGGTTGATCCCCATGACTTAGTGGATGCTGTTGAAGTGCTGTCAAAGTTGCCAGCTGACTTCTATGAGAACGTG GCAAATCCAAAGTGGCAGATACGAAAGGAAGTTCTTGATAACCTCTTGACGTGTGTACAACAACCGAAACTTGAATCAGGTGACTACTCAGAGTTGGTCAGAGCTCTAAGACAA GTAATTTCAAAGGACACAAATGTAATGATTGTGACTGTGGCTGGGCGTTGTGTGGAGAGCTTGGCTAGAGGTTTGAGGAAGAACTTTCAACCATATGCTACTGCCATTACTGTAGCCATGCTGGATAAGTTTAAGGAAAAGAAGCAGAATGTGGTGTCAGCTCTTCGTGATGCAGTAGATGCTGTTTATCAAACA ACAAGTCTTGCAGCATTACTTGAGGATGTGTTGCCATTTCTTGAGAACAAGAACCCGTCTGTGAAGGCAGAGACTTTGGGTTATATGGCTCGCTCATTTCTGTACTGTACGCCCGCTCACTTGCCAAAAGCAACGTTGAAACAGATATGTCCACCAGTCATTACT AGAATGGATGACACCAGTCCTCAAGTACGAGAAGCAGCATCCGAAGCTCTAGCCACCATTCTCAAGATTGTAGGTGATAAGCTAATGTCCATATACATTGAAGGTCTTGACAAAGGAAAAGAGGCAAAAGTGCGCGAGGCGAGTGCTAAGGTTGAACTAAAAGTCCAATCAGCAGTCAAG GCAAAACCTTCTGCATCTTCAGATGTAAAGAAGTCACAGAAAGCAGTTACAATGTCCGTTCCATCATCAAGTGAGGATACCTCTGCACCCAAAAGTGAGGAGGCAAAGAAAGTCGTAAAGAAACGACCCAAAATGAACATTGAAACTGCAAAG AGTAAGAAGGAAACTGAAAGTGAAGGTGATGTGAAAGTAGAAAGTGCAACTAAGCCTCGTTTGGGTGCAAAACCA TTGAGTGCACATTCATCATTAGCTGTCAAACCAGCTGCTGCAAAAGGAAAGCGTGGTGGTGGATCTGCTGTTGGAGCATTCAAGGACAAACCCATTCCTTCAGAACCCGGCTTATCA AGTGAAGAGATTGAGGCTAAAGCTCAGGAGCTTGTTCCTGCTAAGGTTTTATCTGGTCTTGCAAATGCAAACTGGAAGGAACGATTGGCTGCTTGTGAGCAATTCAAGACG GCTTTACTTGATATGGCTCCTGATGAAATCAACTCTTTAGTGTTTGTCCATACTTTAGCTGGCAAGAAACCAGGATGGAAAGACAGCAACTttcaa GTGATGAAGGCTCGATTTGACCTAGTAGCACTTATTGCACAGAATGCAACTGTTTTTGGAAAGAGAAGTGCTGCATGTGTTGTGCCAGGACTTGTAGATAAACTGGCTGATGTCAAG ATTAAGCCACAGTCAATAGAAACTCTCATGGTGCTCAGCGGAGTGATGTCACTGAATTATGTTAGCTTGCAG gtCAGTAAACACTCTAGCGAACAGAAGAGTCCCAAAGTCCAGGCAGAAGCTCTGAGTTGGCTTGGTGAGGCAATCAAGGCATTTAGCTTGAAGATCGAAATAAAGCCACATATTGACTACGTCAAAACAATGCTGGCAGCAACAAATCCA GCTGTTCGTGGTGCAGCCATCTCACTGCTTGGTGTGATGCACATGTACATGGGCTCACAACTCAGAATGTTCTTAGAAGATGAGAAGCCAGCACTATTGTCTCAGATTGATGCAGAGTTTGCTCGCGTTGCTGACACATCACCTCCTAATCCTACAAGAGGAGCCTCggaagaagagagagaaagtAAAGAAGGTGCTGTGGCACAAAAAGTGTCTATGGCAGATCTGATGCCTCGTACAGATGTGAG TGGCAAGTTTAAGTCAGATATCATCAAGGGATTAGGCGACAAGAACTGGAAAGTTCGTGCAGAGAATCTAACAAAG GTGAGTGAGATACTGTCAGCTGCAAAGTTTATTACTCCGGCATTGGGAGATCTACCTCCTGCACTGAAGGGACGCCTTTCTGATTCAAACAAGAAtctg GTTGTCACTACTCTGGAAATTGTTAGCAACATTGCTACAGCAATGGGCTCTCCTGTAGCCAAATATCTCAAAGCTTGGGGACCTGGAGTCATAAATGTTTTGTCAGATGGAAAG CCTCAGGTACGAAGTGCTGCCATTGCAACGATGAATAAGTTGTTTGATGAAGTGACACTTAGTCCATTTATTGAGACGGAAATTATCAGCAATGCTTTGACAACAGATAATCCTAACTTGAAAACAGAG ttaCTTCATTGGCTTGAAGAGAAGCTGCCTGAAGCAGGAAATCTTCCACCTGAATTTAATCTTATTATTTCACCAGTCATTTCATGCCTAGAGGATAGAAACTCTGAAGTAAGGAAACGGGGCCAGACTGTTTTGCCACATATCATGTCACATGTTGGCTACACTGCAATGGCTAAGGCAGCTTCAAGACTTAAA CCGGCATCTAAGCAAGTGGTCATGGCTGTGCTTGAGAAGAGCAAACAATCAGCTATGTCTTCTGCTACTGTAGCAAAGGCTGAAGCTTCAGCTCCATCAGGAATAAAATCGAAAGGTCCTACTGTCGAGGAGAGTAAGAAGCCTGGAAAGTCAGGAGATTCAAGAGCAAAGAGTAGTGTAGGAGGAAAAACAAAACAGCCTGTGAGTGTTGGAAGTGTGCCTGCATCAAAGGCTGCGATTGATGAGGACAGTGGACCTCCACTGGTGGCAAGCAACAAGGAAAAAAGGCACAGAGACGAAGTTGCATTAAAA GTTTTGAAATGGAACTTTACTGCTCCGCGCGATGAGTGTACTGATCAGCTTAAGGATCAGCTTCAGCCATGTTGCAGCAAGACGTTGTTCACACAACTCTTTCATGCTGATTTCAAGCAACATCTTGCAGCTCTAGCAACACTCTCTGAG TGTGTGGGGTCCAGTCCATCTGAAGTCGTCTCTACTCTTGATCTCATTCTGAAGTGGATCACGCTTCGCTTTTTTGACACAAATACGACTGTCCTTGTCAAATGTTTGGAGCTTCTCCAAACTCTTTTTTCGTTTCTCTCAGACTCAGACTACCAGCTGCTGGACTTTGAGgctgcatgtttcttgccataCTTGATCATGAAAGTTGGAGATCCTAAGGATGTCGTGAGAAAGCATGTGAGGCAACTTTTGAGGTTGATGTGCAATGTTTATCCTTCGGGAAAGATGTACAATTTTATTCATGATGGCCTCAAGTCTAAGAATGCAAGACAGAGAGCAG AGTGCCTGGAGGAGATGGGATGCCTGATAGCTCGCTATGGGACAAGCGTTTGTCAACCTACAGCTGCTAAAGCTCTACCTGTGGTTGCACAAAATATCGGTGATAGAGACAGCACTGTCAGAACTGCTGCCCTTAATGCTTTAGTTGAAGTTTATAGACTGGAGGGAGATAAAATATACAAGCTGGTTGGACAG CTGTCTGACAAAGATATGAGTCTGCTTGAAGAACGGATTAAACGATCAATTGGAAAACCTGCATCATCTACAACTGCTCAAGTTGCTAAATCAGCTGTAGTTGATAAGGCTGGAGATGTGAAACAATCAAGACTTCAATCACCCAA GGAACCTTCTCAGTTAACCCAAGTTaatcattcatcagctcctGCAAAGGCCACTGTTGATGTGCAGTGGGATATCAAAGAGGAAGATGAAGATCTTGTGCCTCCACCTTTACCATCAAAAGCAACCTACAAAGAGTATGAAGAATGGATAAATCTTTCTCCGATAACATACACTGCAAA ACACAAAGAAGAGTTGTGGTATCAACagaaaacttaccaaacttcTTTGCCATCTCACGACACTTCTCATGTTGCCAA GTCATTCAGTGAAGTAGCTTCACCTTCAAGAAATGCTGCAGTGGAACAACCGGGAGAATCTAGTAGTTCTGGCAGTCAAGACGCATTGAGCTTTGTAATATCACAGATCTCAAGTGATAACATGACAACGAGTAGGCAGAGTTTGAAACAA GTTCAAGAGCTGTTGCGGAAAAGGGATCAAAGTAAAGAAGTCGTAGGCCGTGTTGATCAG ATCGTACGTGTCATTACTCTTCAAGTGCAGGTTACTGTGAACACACACTTGCTGTCTGAGAATAGTCGTGTAATCAGAGACAAT GTGACCAAAATGATGAGACACCTTGCAAACACTCTGTCCATG TTATTTGGCCGGTCTGAGTTGGCACAGGCTGCATCACGTTCTGTTTTGCACAATTTACTTCGATGTATGATCACGCTGATGCTGAATGAGAATATGACACTATTAGAAGAATCTGCTCAGATCACTCGATCTCTCAACTCTCTCGTCTTGAAAGTCATTGACAATTCCAACGGAACACACTGCTTTGG GGCTTTGTTTCAGCTCATGTCTGATAACTGTGGTGGCGAAGGTAGCAGCTCAAGCTTTGTTGATTTGATTATGAAG TGCCTCTGGCGAATGGCAAAGGCTTTAACCAAATCTCATCATCATCTCAATATTGATCAACTCTTTTTTGACGTCCACCAGTTCCTTACCGCTCATCCTCCTCCTGTTTGGGCAACATACGCATCGGATATGCCACTCCGCACAGTCAAAACCTTCTTACATAGGATGGCAGAGCTTCGAGGCAAACAAATTCTTGACCATCTTGCACTTATACCAGACGGTGCTGATAGCTATACTTACAACTATTTGGCAAAGAGCTTGAAGATCAAGTCTAACATTCGAGTAATACACTCAAGCAAGAAACCTACGCGCAGTGTCAAGGATGGCAATTCCAATGGGCAAACGGCGGAAATCTTAAAGGACAGAGAAGATGTACCTGTAGTTCAAGTTATTGCACCTGAGCAAGCGAAGGAGAGCACAAACAAAGACGATTCAGTTGCTGGTGCGAGTGTTTGTGCACCATCTGAAAGTGAAGAAGTGAAGTCTGAAAGTTTGGTAACTGTTGTTGAAAAGACTGTTGGTGCTAGTGAGAGGGTAGAGAAGCCAGTTGCTAGTGGATCACCTCTGCAACAGAGGAGAAGGGACAACTTGACACCGTGGGCGAATCTCAAATTGGGTGAAATATTTACTAAGATTGGATCAAAGGAGAACACTGTTGAG GGTTTGAATGAGCTGTATGAGTTCAAACGGAAGCATCCTAATGTCAAAattgatcctttcatgcagcgGACGTCTAAGTTCTTTCAAACATATATTGAAAGGAACTTGAAGAGAATAGAAAGAGAGCGGCAATCATCCGAATCAG GTTCAAGTTCCTTGAGTG ATTTTTGTGCTGGACTGAAAAGTCGAATGGAAGTTCTCAAGTCTGATTCACTG TCCAATCAGCCGTTAGTGGATGAAATGAAGCTACCTGTACAGGCTCAAAACAGTGTTGGCAAGGTAGATTGG CCTGAAGATACTCAGCTGAAGAGTGGTGTAGCACCTACTTCAATAGCGTCTGTTGCAACTCAGTCGGCAGGAAATATGTCTGATCTCCGGAAGCGACTAGATCGAGTAATGGCTAGCACATCAACTCATTCGTAG